The genomic segment TGTGACGGGCACGTGCCACAACACCACGTTTTACTCTTGCCATATTCTAAATCCTCTCTTAAACGTAAGGTAACATGCGTTGAATTAACGCAGTGTCAGCTACATGGGCCAATTTCTTGCCACGAAGGTGACGTTTACGCTTAGAGCTCTTTTTAGTCAAAATATGACGCAAGTGAGACTGCTTGCTTTTGAAACGACCTGAAGCGGTTTTTCTAAAACGCTTGGCAGCTCCACGGTTTGTTTTCATTTTAGGCATTGCTAAAACTCCGCATTGTTAATGACTTAACTGCTTTGCAGAAACAGAAAGTCGTAGTTACATAGTGTGTAATAAGGTGAGCTAGGGTGCAGTTCCCTGACTACTTGTAGACCTTAATTACTTCTTAATTGGGGCGAGCACCATGATCATCTGACGACCTTCAACCCGATTAGGGAAAGATTCGCAGTTGGCAATGTCTTCTAAATCGCCTTTAACACGATTAAGTAGATCAATACCGATATCTTGATGAGCCATTTCACGGCCGCGGAAGCGGATCGTTACTTTAGCCTTATCACCACCTTCTAGAAAGCGACGCAGGTTGCGCAGTTTTACCTGGTAATCGCCTTCATCAGTGCCAGGGCGAAATTTAATCTCCTTGACCTGAATTTGCTTTTGTTTTTTCTTCTGCTCTTTTTGAGCTTTACTCTTTTCGAAGATGAATTTTCCGTAATCCATTACCTTACATACAGGCGGTTCTGCATTAGGACTAATTTCAACCAAATCTAAATTAGCTTGCTCAGCGGTTTCGAGAGCTTCTGTGATTGACACAACGCCAACCTGCTCCCCATCCTTGCCTACTAAACGAACTTCATTTACTGTAATTTCTTCGTTAATACGAGCTTTGCCCGAATCTTTAGCCTTAATGTTAGCGCCTTTAATATGTTATTCCTCCACGAAATTTACTGAATTTGTTTGCTTTTGATCTGTTCACAAGCCAATTCAATGAAAGCATCGACCGACATCTTACCAAGATCATCGCCTTTGCGTGAACGTACTGCTATT from the Paraglaciecola mesophila genome contains:
- the rpmI gene encoding 50S ribosomal protein L35; translation: MPKMKTNRGAAKRFRKTASGRFKSKQSHLRHILTKKSSKRKRHLRGKKLAHVADTALIQRMLPYV
- the infC gene encoding translation initiation factor IF-3, with the protein product MKAKDSGKARINEEITVNEVRLVGKDGEQVGVVSITEALETAEQANLDLVEISPNAEPPVCKVMDYGKFIFEKSKAQKEQKKKQKQIQVKEIKFRPGTDEGDYQVKLRNLRRFLEGGDKAKVTIRFRGREMAHQDIGIDLLNRVKGDLEDIANCESFPNRVEGRQMIMVLAPIKK